The following coding sequences are from one Diabrotica virgifera virgifera chromosome 2, PGI_DIABVI_V3a window:
- the LOC126879663 gene encoding uncharacterized protein LOC126879663 produces MLKHTKQELELLTDPDMFLFVERGIRGGLSQVCSKRRVHANNKYMESYDPSKPDSYLMYFDVNNQYGWAMSQFLPYGGFEWVDANIDVLSTPDDASEGYFLEVDLEYPQHIHDRHKDLPFCPQSLNPKTMLPPKRPREQTKLMATLHDKERYVIHYRTLKQALAHGLVLKKIHRVLKFKQSPWLKSYIDLNTNLRKAAKNEFEKNLFKLMNNAVFGKTMENVRKRVDIKLLTEWEGRYGAEARISSPLFKNATIFNENLVAVEMHRAEIWLDKPIYVGMSILDLAKTTIYDFHYGYLDRRFGENFTTCYTDTDCEIVEIREKDPYEAVKTDCHKYFDTSDYPKDNMYGIPQVNKKVLGLMKDENNGCIMTDYIGLRSKLYTTKVAITDNDIMKLRGKLIDQEYEDDEIEILIKNYGVTKKAKGVKKSVVKTKITFEDYVECLDTFTTKTASQNLIRSDKHHVYTITQSKIALSPTDDKRYHLPESYDTLPWGHYLVDNLKMDVD; encoded by the coding sequence ATGCTTAAGCATACAAAACAGGAACTGGAGCTTTTAACAGATCCAGATATGTTTTTGTTTGTGGAGCGTGGTATTCGTGGTGGTTTGAGTCAAGTATGCTCGAAACGTCGCGTCCACGCTAATAACAAGTATATGGAATCTTACGATCCATCAAAGCCCGACTCCTATCTCATGTATTTCGACGTTAATAATCAATATGGCTGGGCAATGTCGCAATTCCTTCCGTATGGAGGGTTCGAGTGGGTTGATGCTAACATCGATGTTCTGTCCACACCTGACGATGCTTCTGAAGGGTACTTCCTCGAGGTCGATCTGGAGTACCCCCAACATATTCACGATCGTCATAAGGATCTTCCGTTTTGCCCCCAATCATTGAACCCTAAAACTATGCTTCCTCCTAAACGACCGCGAGAGCAAACCAAATTAATGGCTACCCTTCATGATAAAGAAAGATACGTAATTCATTACAGAACTTTGAAGCAAGCGCTAGCACACGGATTGGTGCTCAAAAAGATTCACCGAGTCCTAAAATTTAAGCAGAGTCCTTGGTTAAAATCATACATTGACTTGAATACAAATCTCCGAAAGGCAGCGAAAAatgaatttgagaaaaatctctTCAAGCTGATGAACAACGCTGTGTTCGGCAAGACCATGGAGAATGTGCGCAAGCGCGTTGACATTAAATTGCTTACTGAATGGGAGGGTCGTTACGGAGCAGAAGCTAGAATAAGTAGTCCCCTATTTAAGAATGCTACTATTTTTAATGAAAACTTGGTAGCTGTCGAGATGCATAGAGCGGAAATATGGTTGGATAAACCAATATACGTGGGCATGAGTATATTGGATTTGGCTAAAACCACGATCTATGATTTTCACTATGGGTATTTAGATAGAAGGTTTGGTGAGAACTTTACGACCTGCTATACAGATACCGATTGTGAGATCGTAGAGATACGGGAAAAAGATCCCTATGAAGCTGTGAAAACAGACTGCCACAAGTATTTCGATACATCTGACTATCCTAAAGACAATATGTATGGCATCCCCCAggttaataaaaaagtacttgGACTGATGAAGGATGAGAATAATGGATGCATTATGACAGACTACATAGGGCTCAGATCTAAATTATATACAACAAAAGTAGCTATCACAGATAATGATATAATGAAACTGAGGGGAAAGTTAATAGATCAGGAGTATGAGGACGATGAGATTGAAATACTTATTAAAAATTATGGTGTGACAAAGAAGGCGAAGGGGGTTAAAAAATCTGTTGTAAAGACTAAAATTACCTTCGAAGACTATGTCGAGTGTTTGGATACCTTTACAACTAAGACAGCCTCGCAGAATCTTATACGCTCTGATAAACACCACGTATATACAATTACACAAAGCAAGATTGCTCTTAGTCCCACTGACGATAAACGATATCACCTTCCGGAGTCTTATGATACGCTACCGTGGGGACACTATCTAGTTGATAATCTTAAGATGGATGTTGATTAG